The following proteins come from a genomic window of Corynebacterium crudilactis:
- a CDS encoding ABC transporter ATP-binding protein, whose product MSNPAASTPANNSDDLAKKNWDSSFTPATEIDSTDSVKNRMGEAAARAVNLYKAYGQGDTTVTALDHVNVEFEKNKFTAIMGPSGSGKSTLMHCMAGLDAATGGSTFIGDTDLSVLKDKEMTSLRRDRLGFIFQSFNLVPTLTASENITLPTDIAGRKIDQSWFDEITSRLGLTDRLKHRPAELSGGQQQRVACARALVSRPEIIFGDEPTGNLDSNSSKEVLDILRTAVDQDDQTVVIVTHDAKAASYADRVIFLADGRIVNQLFDPTIEEILATMNGIEDIAS is encoded by the coding sequence ATGAGTAATCCTGCCGCGAGCACACCTGCCAACAACTCGGATGATCTGGCGAAGAAGAATTGGGATTCTTCTTTTACTCCAGCAACTGAGATTGATTCCACCGATTCTGTAAAAAACAGGATGGGTGAAGCTGCTGCCCGTGCAGTGAATCTTTATAAGGCTTATGGCCAAGGCGATACCACTGTGACAGCATTGGATCACGTCAATGTGGAATTTGAGAAGAATAAGTTCACTGCGATCATGGGTCCTTCAGGCTCTGGTAAGTCTACGTTGATGCACTGCATGGCGGGGCTGGATGCTGCGACTGGTGGCTCGACGTTTATTGGTGATACAGATCTTTCTGTATTGAAAGATAAAGAGATGACCTCTTTGCGCCGTGATCGTCTAGGATTTATCTTCCAGTCATTCAACTTGGTGCCAACTTTGACGGCATCGGAAAATATTACACTTCCAACTGATATTGCTGGTCGAAAGATTGATCAGTCTTGGTTTGATGAGATCACTTCACGTCTGGGTCTTACTGATCGTCTGAAGCACCGTCCGGCAGAACTCTCCGGTGGACAGCAACAGCGTGTTGCATGTGCGCGTGCGCTTGTTTCTCGCCCGGAGATCATTTTCGGTGATGAACCGACCGGTAACTTGGATTCCAATTCTTCTAAGGAAGTACTGGATATTCTTCGTACTGCAGTTGATCAGGATGATCAGACTGTAGTGATTGTTACGCACGATGCGAAGGCCGCTTCTTATGCGGATCGTGTTATTTTCTTGGCGGATGGTCGCATTGTTAATCAGCTGTTTGATCCAACTATCGAGGAGATTCTAGCGACGATGAACGGAATTGAGGATATCGCCTCATGA